A genomic window from Ruminiclostridium cellulolyticum H10 includes:
- a CDS encoding phage holin family protein, with protein MDNINAIKASIVTVFATISACLGWFGWLVVIFVGSLLSDWITGTLVACKNGQWSSKASREGIWHKFGSIIAVLVAAVVDIVIGMVINNIPSVTLPFTYTVLLCPIVLVWYIVGELGSIIENAGLMGAPVPSFLQKMIVAFKNTVDDAGNKIVDNK; from the coding sequence ATGGATAATATAAATGCAATTAAAGCTTCGATAGTTACGGTATTTGCAACTATATCAGCTTGTCTTGGTTGGTTTGGTTGGCTTGTAGTAATATTTGTTGGAAGTCTTTTATCTGATTGGATTACAGGAACACTTGTAGCTTGTAAAAACGGTCAATGGAGTAGTAAGGCAAGTAGAGAAGGAATATGGCATAAGTTCGGAAGTATTATAGCAGTATTAGTTGCTGCTGTTGTTGATATAGTTATTGGTATGGTCATTAATAATATACCAAGTGTTACATTACCTTTTACATATACAGTTTTATTATGTCCTATTGTGTTAGTATGGTATATCGTAGGAGAGTTAGGCAGTATTATTGAAAATGCAGGACTTATGGGAGCACCTGTTCCTAGTTTTCTACAAAAAATGATTGTAGCATTTAAAAACACGGTTGATGACGCTGGGAATAAAATAGTAGATAATAAGTAG
- a CDS encoding phage major capsid protein gives MKLAEERETDEREALKNQKNDEERGKNNIEKVNEFRAIVKHVMGKDTTPEERANITTVDNSAVIPKQFVNQVIEIQKGYGSLKQLCDVIPVTKNEGTIPVIDLDQNEMAEVAEGADIVDGTFVSTDVPFKCAKVGLIQSLTSETVEDAEVEMENLVKKNFTNIATAKENTKILKVITDNATVIEGAVDYTDLENAIDGSLPSVKAGLTTITNVSGYVKLKNWKDAQKRPLNLITVDANGVEYFHGHAIVHVEDAMLPATVGKNVFYIANMKEAVKYCDRNAITVARSSEAGFTDDTIKLRILERFIPVKGSARSIKKIEF, from the coding sequence TTGAAACTTGCAGAAGAAAGAGAAACAGACGAAAGAGAAGCATTAAAAAATCAAAAAAATGATGAAGAAAGAGGTAAAAATAATATAGAAAAAGTTAACGAATTTAGAGCAATAGTAAAACATGTTATGGGTAAAGATACAACACCAGAGGAAAGAGCAAATATTACAACAGTTGATAATTCTGCTGTAATTCCAAAGCAGTTTGTAAATCAGGTTATAGAAATACAAAAAGGATATGGTTCACTAAAACAATTATGTGACGTTATTCCTGTTACAAAGAATGAAGGTACAATTCCTGTAATAGACCTAGACCAAAATGAAATGGCTGAAGTTGCAGAAGGAGCAGATATCGTTGATGGTACATTTGTAAGTACTGATGTTCCATTTAAATGTGCAAAGGTAGGTTTAATTCAGTCTTTGACTTCTGAAACAGTTGAAGATGCAGAAGTTGAAATGGAAAACTTGGTTAAAAAGAACTTTACAAATATTGCAACTGCTAAAGAAAATACGAAGATTTTAAAGGTTATTACAGATAATGCAACAGTTATAGAAGGTGCAGTTGATTATACTGACCTTGAAAATGCAATTGATGGTTCACTTCCAAGTGTAAAAGCAGGATTAACTACTATAACTAATGTAAGTGGATATGTAAAACTAAAGAACTGGAAAGATGCACAGAAAAGACCTTTAAACCTTATTACAGTTGATGCAAATGGTGTAGAATATTTCCATGGACACGCAATAGTTCATGTTGAAGATGCAATGCTTCCTGCTACCGTTGGCAAGAATGTATTTTACATAGCTAATATGAAAGAGGCGGTAAAATATTGTGATAGAAATGCTATAACAGTTGCTAGAAGTTCTGAAGCAGGATTCACAGATGATACAATCAAGTTGAGAATACTTGAAAGATTTATTCCTGTTAAGGGTTCTGCAAGAAGTATTAAGAAGATTGAATTCTAA
- a CDS encoding XkdX family protein: MFERLNYLHKANELTEKQIDIAVSKGWITAEEKMKIIG, encoded by the coding sequence ATGTTTGAAAGGTTGAATTACTTACATAAGGCAAATGAACTCACAGAAAAGCAGATTGATATTGCGGTATCAAAGGGATGGATAACCGCCGAGGAAAAAATGAAGATAATTGGATAA
- a CDS encoding N-acetylmuramoyl-L-alanine amidase family protein, with product MKLDKLIEKLSPRLSHRSLIAMIVILSVAIIALLGIIFRNDVILPLSSLTSHSEDSNVASMPPLVVIDPGHGGSEPGAGSGSINEKEITLAISLEVEKILNEKNIDNILTRSNDTAVSLEDRAKLANEKKSTLFISIHNNSFTDPASHGVLTTYNPYSPIGKSNAEIMQSKLKTLGMYNRKIVPRPNLYVLRHTKMPSLLLEIGFISNKNDLKLLTSSDFQKKCAIQIVKGIEEILETNATASSESSSEV from the coding sequence ATGAAACTGGATAAACTGATCGAAAAATTAAGCCCTAGGCTTAGTCATAGAAGTCTCATAGCTATGATAGTTATCCTTTCAGTAGCCATTATTGCATTATTGGGTATAATTTTTAGAAATGATGTTATTTTACCTCTAAGCAGTCTCACATCCCATAGTGAAGATTCAAATGTCGCTTCTATGCCTCCTTTGGTGGTAATAGACCCGGGACACGGAGGAAGCGAACCCGGAGCAGGCAGCGGTTCAATAAATGAAAAGGAAATTACTCTTGCTATCTCATTAGAAGTAGAAAAAATACTTAATGAAAAAAATATTGACAATATACTCACCAGAAGTAATGACACTGCCGTAAGTCTGGAAGACAGGGCAAAGCTTGCCAACGAGAAAAAAAGCACACTGTTCATAAGTATACATAATAATTCTTTTACCGATCCGGCTTCTCACGGAGTCCTTACTACATATAACCCATATTCACCTATCGGCAAGAGTAATGCAGAAATTATGCAATCAAAGCTTAAAACTCTTGGGATGTATAATAGGAAAATCGTACCACGCCCGAATTTGTACGTTCTTCGTCATACGAAAATGCCGTCATTGCTTCTGGAAATAGGTTTTATTTCAAATAAGAATGATCTAAAACTTTTAACCTCTTCCGATTTTCAAAAAAAATGTGCCATACAGATTGTAAAGGGCATAGAAGAAATTCTGGAGACAAATGCTACTGCCTCATCAGAAAGCTCCTCAGAAGTGTGA
- a CDS encoding D-alanyl-D-alanine carboxypeptidase family protein, whose amino-acid sequence MPSVKFKYQDERFVYQKLIDAVNILCTAKGKDCLCTSGYRSVEKQKIINAQSLEQRKSQGAYQLANGAVYTKDGKCWAAAYGKSNHCYCIAMDISDEWFKALANAELKKYGLVKPISYESWHVQLLEHQGISQAKKEQIRDSVLKGKVDDDMTVKEFQTITGLQADGIVGTNTKNKAKEMLQVCQEILGQNYKNATEAINGCMTKPSTWLNLMSKTKYFDSFVMNIVNKLSGK is encoded by the coding sequence ATGCCTAGTGTAAAATTTAAATATCAGGATGAACGTTTCGTTTATCAGAAACTCATAGATGCAGTAAATATTCTATGTACTGCAAAAGGTAAAGATTGCTTGTGTACGTCTGGCTATAGGAGTGTGGAGAAACAAAAGATTATTAATGCTCAGTCTTTAGAGCAAAGAAAAAGTCAAGGAGCATATCAATTAGCCAACGGTGCTGTATACACAAAAGACGGTAAGTGTTGGGCTGCTGCTTATGGTAAGTCAAATCATTGCTATTGTATTGCTATGGATATATCAGATGAATGGTTTAAAGCTCTGGCTAATGCTGAATTAAAAAAGTATGGGCTTGTTAAACCTATTTCATATGAGTCTTGGCATGTTCAATTACTTGAGCATCAGGGTATTTCACAGGCTAAGAAAGAACAGATTAGAGATAGTGTGTTGAAAGGAAAGGTTGATGATGATATGACAGTTAAAGAATTTCAAACTATTACAGGTCTACAAGCAGATGGTATTGTCGGTACTAATACTAAAAATAAAGCTAAGGAAATGTTACAAGTTTGTCAGGAGATATTAGGACAGAATTATAAAAATGCTACTGAGGCTATTAATGGGTGTATGACAAAGCCTAGTACTTGGTTAAATTTGATGAGTAAAACTAAGTATTTTGATAGTTTCGTTATGAATATCGTTAATAAGTTGAGCGGAAAGTAG
- a CDS encoding HK97 family phage prohead protease, producing the protein METREFRKIDQYEIRQITDDNSVEITGYIAKFDSPTELWEGYWEQIDRNAFKDTLSDGHNIFLLYHHDWSKPLASTKTGTLLLEIDNIGLRFNATINSNLTYGKDAIELIRQRLIEGCSFGFYCKEEDVHYNSVDNTVIRTLLKVELYEGSILCIPQYEDTSVDVFARAREIVTEEKLKIQQEKELSELKTDLELLKIGNELL; encoded by the coding sequence ATGGAAACTAGGGAATTTAGAAAAATAGACCAATATGAAATCAGACAGATAACCGATGATAATTCAGTTGAAATAACAGGTTACATAGCTAAATTTGATAGTCCAACAGAATTGTGGGAAGGATATTGGGAACAAATTGATAGAAATGCATTTAAGGATACATTATCTGACGGACATAATATATTTTTATTATATCATCACGATTGGTCAAAGCCTTTAGCAAGTACAAAGACAGGTACATTATTACTTGAAATTGATAATATCGGATTGAGATTTAATGCAACTATAAATAGTAATCTTACTTATGGTAAAGATGCTATAGAGTTAATAAGGCAAAGACTTATCGAGGGCTGCTCATTCGGATTTTATTGTAAAGAAGAAGATGTACATTATAATTCAGTTGATAATACTGTCATTAGAACATTATTGAAAGTTGAATTATACGAAGGTTCAATATTATGTATTCCACAGTATGAAGACACTTCGGTAGATGTATTTGCAAGGGCTAGAGAAATTGTAACTGAAGAGAAATTAAAAATTCAACAGGAAAAGGAATTATCAGAACTTAAAACTGATTTGGAGCTTCTTAAAATAGGAAACGAACTATTATAA
- a CDS encoding head-tail connector protein, producing MTLDEVRSYLRIDTDVEDNFLNELIDSSQIYIDSCTGEGYKSDEKAAKLASLLQKKLISDLYENRSTTVPDKTKQDKIVTTILDKLSSYEVVL from the coding sequence ATGACCTTAGATGAAGTTAGATCATATTTGAGAATAGATACTGATGTGGAAGACAATTTCTTAAACGAATTAATTGATTCTTCTCAGATATACATTGATAGTTGCACTGGAGAGGGTTATAAATCGGATGAAAAAGCTGCTAAATTAGCTTCATTATTACAAAAGAAGTTAATTAGTGATTTATATGAAAATAGAAGTACAACAGTTCCTGACAAAACTAAGCAGGATAAAATTGTAACTACTATATTAGATAAATTAAGTAGTTACGAGGTAGTCTTATGA
- the dusB gene encoding tRNA dihydrouridine synthase DusB, with protein MKIGNVELKNNIFLAPMAGVTDMPFRILCKEQECGLVYTEMVSAKGMHYDDDKSNKLTLMHEKERPGAVQIFGSDPKIMAEVAEKLNKSDAAIIDINMGCPAPKITKNGEGSALMKNPELVAEIIKSVVSASQKPVTVKIRKGWDDSTINAIEIARIAEKNGARAIAVHGRTREQYYSGKADWDIIRQVKEAVSIPVIGNGDVTGPKEAQKLLEETRCDAIMVGRGAQGNPWIFKKIVKFLEDGTIISDPSPKEKIETIIRHMDMLIDLKGEKTGILEMRSHIAWYIKGMRDAAYTKQKIFQMKGKEEIITLLRSFLMRQ; from the coding sequence TTGAAAATAGGTAATGTTGAATTAAAAAACAATATATTTTTAGCTCCTATGGCGGGAGTAACGGACATGCCTTTTCGCATACTTTGCAAGGAGCAAGAATGTGGTCTTGTTTATACCGAGATGGTAAGTGCAAAAGGCATGCACTATGATGATGATAAAAGCAACAAGCTTACATTGATGCATGAGAAAGAAAGGCCGGGAGCTGTTCAGATTTTTGGTTCTGATCCCAAAATCATGGCAGAGGTTGCAGAGAAGCTGAACAAATCCGATGCAGCGATAATTGATATCAATATGGGATGTCCTGCACCTAAAATAACTAAAAACGGTGAGGGCAGTGCATTGATGAAAAATCCTGAGCTGGTTGCAGAAATAATAAAATCGGTTGTGTCTGCTTCTCAAAAACCCGTAACCGTAAAGATTAGAAAAGGCTGGGATGACAGCACCATTAATGCGATTGAAATAGCACGTATCGCTGAGAAAAACGGAGCCAGAGCCATTGCAGTTCATGGAAGGACTCGGGAACAGTACTACAGCGGAAAAGCCGACTGGGACATTATAAGGCAGGTAAAAGAAGCTGTTTCAATACCTGTAATAGGAAATGGTGATGTAACTGGCCCTAAAGAAGCTCAAAAGCTTCTGGAAGAAACAAGGTGCGATGCAATAATGGTTGGAAGAGGTGCACAGGGTAACCCCTGGATATTTAAAAAAATAGTCAAATTTCTTGAGGATGGAACAATAATTTCTGACCCTTCACCTAAAGAAAAAATTGAAACAATTATAAGGCATATGGATATGCTAATTGACTTAAAAGGAGAAAAAACTGGTATACTGGAAATGCGTTCACACATAGCGTGGTATATAAAAGGTATGAGGGATGCAGCATATACAAAACAAAAAATATTCCAAATGAAAGGTAAAGAAGAAATTATCACACTTCTGAGGAGCTTTCTGATGAGGCAGTAG
- a CDS encoding HK97 gp10 family phage protein codes for MSDGFDIKELTDFEKKLIDLATTKMPKESKKFMRDEGTKLKKKTIAKAKQKVKKDSGNYQKSIKRGKVYKYEGDLSVRAYSGNPVAHLIENGHRIVDKNGVEHGFKEGEHVFEEAQKEFEQQYYSDVQKFIDDMLDKGL; via the coding sequence ATGAGTGATGGATTTGATATAAAAGAGCTTACAGATTTTGAAAAGAAGCTTATTGACCTTGCAACTACTAAGATGCCCAAAGAAAGTAAGAAATTTATGAGGGATGAAGGTACAAAACTCAAGAAAAAAACCATTGCAAAAGCTAAACAGAAGGTTAAAAAGGATTCTGGCAACTATCAAAAATCAATAAAGCGTGGAAAAGTCTACAAATATGAAGGTGACTTAAGTGTAAGAGCATACTCTGGAAATCCTGTAGCACATCTCATTGAAAACGGACACAGAATCGTAGATAAAAATGGTGTAGAACATGGATTTAAAGAGGGTGAACACGTCTTTGAAGAGGCACAAAAAGAATTTGAACAACAATATTATTCTGATGTCCAGAAATTTATTGATGATATGCTGGATAAAGGGCTATAG
- a CDS encoding head-tail adaptor protein has translation MNLSSRLKNRIDVYGKVPFINELGEDDFKYGKIKSVWAEITVQKGALKNSQGNTTYADIDHKIVVRTGAIPDLANDMYFMYQGQRYDIKYFNPNYKYQDSIEIFVSLVVS, from the coding sequence ATGAATTTAAGCAGCCGCCTAAAAAACAGAATTGATGTATATGGTAAAGTCCCTTTTATTAATGAACTTGGTGAAGATGACTTCAAATATGGCAAAATTAAAAGTGTATGGGCAGAGATTACTGTGCAGAAAGGTGCATTGAAAAACAGTCAAGGTAACACAACATATGCCGACATCGACCACAAAATCGTTGTTAGAACTGGTGCTATACCTGACTTGGCTAATGACATGTACTTTATGTATCAAGGACAGAGATATGATATTAAATATTTCAATCCAAATTATAAGTATCAGGATTCTATAGAGATTTTCGTAAGTCTGGTGGTGAGTTAA
- a CDS encoding phage tail terminator family protein, translated as MVTLIDINKAITSKIRQAIADTEYSDVPIPAIDVTESIIRPSIKFSIENSSNGKFNANCRQKTLICRIYFFAKDRTKYNLDNIKMQDILENAFFDGITIKEGFFIPIDNVESEVTDGVLICSFDMQTIESLPDDSESSETMEDLILNLGKGD; from the coding sequence ATGGTGACTTTGATTGATATAAACAAGGCTATAACCTCTAAAATCAGACAGGCTATAGCTGATACTGAATATAGTGATGTTCCGATCCCTGCAATTGATGTAACAGAATCAATAATTAGACCATCTATTAAATTTTCGATAGAAAACAGTTCAAATGGTAAATTTAATGCGAATTGCAGACAAAAAACGCTTATATGTAGAATATATTTCTTCGCAAAAGATAGAACAAAGTATAATTTAGACAATATAAAGATGCAGGATATATTAGAAAATGCCTTTTTTGATGGAATAACTATCAAAGAAGGTTTTTTTATACCTATTGATAATGTAGAAAGTGAAGTAACAGATGGTGTTTTAATATGTAGTTTTGATATGCAAACAATTGAATCGTTACCAGATGATAGCGAATCAAGTGAAACAATGGAAGATTTAATTTTAAATTTAGGAAAGGGTGATTGA
- a CDS encoding IS3-like element ISCce4 family transposase (programmed frameshift), translated as MKRYDSNFKEQAVRLVTEQGKSVSSVANDIGIHENTLYKWIDQYKTHKENAFPGSGNLRPEDEELRKLKKRVADLEMENELPKKSNGNLRERPEIIYPIIHEYRFKFPVEKMCRLLNISRSGYYAWVKRPESLRKKRNTELLEKIRRIHKVSRETYGSPRVTNALKNEGIKCGKNRIAKLMKENNIAAKTRKKFKATTNSNHNYPVADNILNQDFTAYKPNQIWVADITYIPTDEGWLYLAAIIDLYNRKVVGWAMDSTMTKQLCIDALKQAIGRQRHPKGVIHHSDRGVQYASKEYQKVLNSNGFTASMSRKGNCYDNACMESFFGTLKTELIYLTRFKTRAEARLAIFEYIEVFYNRIRLHSKLGYKSPVEFEKQNKAA; from the exons ATGAAACGTTATGATAGTAATTTTAAAGAACAAGCTGTCCGTCTTGTTACAGAGCAAGGTAAAAGTGTATCAAGTGTGGCTAATGACATTGGAATCCACGAAAACACCCTATACAAATGGATTGACCAGTACAAAACTCATAAAGAGAATGCTTTCCCAGGTAGCGGCAATCTAAGACCTGAAGATGAAGAACTCAGGAAACTTAAGAAGCGTGTTGCAGACCTTGAGATGGAGAATGAATTAC CTAAAAAAAGTAACGGCAATCTTCGCGAAAGACCGGAAATAATATATCCTATCATTCACGAATACCGCTTCAAATTCCCTGTTGAGAAGATGTGCCGACTATTAAATATATCTCGAAGCGGTTATTATGCTTGGGTTAAAAGACCTGAAAGCTTACGTAAGAAAAGGAATACAGAACTCCTTGAGAAAATCAGAAGAATTCACAAGGTATCCCGCGAAACTTACGGAAGCCCCCGAGTAACCAATGCCTTAAAGAATGAAGGCATAAAATGTGGCAAAAATCGTATAGCCAAACTGATGAAGGAAAATAATATTGCTGCTAAAACCAGGAAGAAATTTAAGGCTACAACTAATTCAAATCACAATTACCCAGTTGCAGATAATATCCTAAATCAGGACTTTACAGCTTATAAGCCTAATCAAATCTGGGTTGCAGATATTACTTATATACCAACAGATGAAGGTTGGCTCTACTTGGCTGCCATTATTGATCTCTATAACAGAAAAGTTGTTGGATGGGCAATGGATAGTACTATGACAAAACAGCTTTGTATAGATGCTTTAAAGCAAGCTATAGGTCGCCAAAGACATCCCAAAGGGGTTATTCATCATTCCGACAGAGGGGTTCAGTATGCCAGCAAGGAATACCAGAAAGTGCTGAACAGCAATGGTTTCACAGCAAGTATGAGCCGTAAGGGTAACTGTTACGACAATGCTTGTATGGAATCATTCTTTGGTACTCTTAAAACGGAGCTTATTTACTTAACAAGGTTCAAAACAAGGGCTGAGGCCCGTCTGGCTATCTTTGAATATATTGAAGTCTTTTATAATCGGATACGATTACATTCAAAGCTTGGCTATAAGTCACCTGTGGAATTCGAAAAGCAAAACAAAGCGGCTTAA
- a CDS encoding type II toxin-antitoxin system PemK/MazF family toxin has translation MPCPIKPQTPTSIKEEHLEKGCVHWFDNTRNSDTAISSTKARPCVIISQYRASSQRVTVSPITGREHCEETPNGQLKYPCNAPIFQTDNSFLDKDSVVLLDQVYTIKKSDLCEEWYMGNLKDTYEVDKAIIHNYDLYESTFNIYKELFEQLKDMAEIIHTSNYTRT, from the coding sequence ATGCCTTGTCCAATTAAACCACAGACTCCTACTAGCATAAAAGAAGAACATTTGGAAAAAGGGTGTGTACATTGGTTTGATAATACTCGAAATTCTGACACTGCTATTAGTTCAACAAAGGCTAGACCATGTGTAATAATAAGTCAATATAGAGCATCTTCTCAAAGAGTTACAGTCTCTCCTATTACTGGAAGAGAGCATTGTGAAGAAACCCCAAATGGTCAATTAAAATATCCATGTAACGCACCAATTTTTCAAACGGATAATTCTTTTTTAGATAAAGATAGTGTAGTTTTGTTAGACCAAGTTTATACAATTAAAAAAAGTGATTTATGTGAAGAATGGTATATGGGGAATCTGAAAGATACATATGAAGTAGATAAAGCAATTATCCATAATTATGATTTATATGAATCAACATTTAATATTTATAAAGAGTTATTTGAACAATTAAAGGATATGGCAGAAATTATACATACTTCAAATTACACAAGAACTTAA
- a CDS encoding phage portal protein → MIFDKIEKRENTPINDWKDIYSFEKGYEIIPYDRSLKESTYYSAIKIISKSVAKCSLQVKLESEKGEDLAKNHYLFDKLRLRFNSYMSSIDAMKAFVAISKHEGISGLFINRDVKGTIEGLYPVKITQITIDNAGIIKGTKSNKVLYDFECVEGETGSCFDKDIIILRDFTLDGIKTNATRKILSESLDTSVKSQDYLNTLFTNGLTNKVVVQLSSDIKDEKEIKKMQDKFNRIYSSNGKIFTVPAGYSIDALNLSLADAQYEQLRRLSKEEIACMMGVPLSKLGFVKENAKSEEQDNLKFLSDTLLIIFEAIEQEMDWKLLTEKERKQGYKIRFNINVLLRTDSKTQSEVINSYVNNGVYDLDYARGILGVPKLGGEPIITLPSGQILLKDLLSGNVSYLKNKSGEGGDNLNGN, encoded by the coding sequence ATGATATTTGATAAAATTGAAAAACGTGAGAATACGCCTATTAATGATTGGAAGGATATTTATAGCTTTGAAAAAGGTTATGAAATTATACCGTATGATAGGAGTTTAAAGGAAAGTACATATTATAGTGCAATCAAAATAATAAGTAAAAGCGTTGCAAAATGTAGTTTACAAGTTAAATTAGAGTCTGAAAAAGGTGAGGATTTAGCTAAGAATCATTACTTATTTGATAAGTTAAGGCTGCGATTTAATTCGTATATGTCATCAATTGATGCAATGAAAGCATTTGTGGCAATTTCAAAGCATGAGGGTATTAGCGGTTTGTTTATTAATAGGGATGTAAAAGGCACTATTGAAGGTTTATATCCTGTTAAAATAACTCAAATAACTATTGATAACGCCGGGATAATAAAAGGTACTAAAAGTAATAAGGTTTTATATGATTTTGAATGTGTTGAGGGTGAAACTGGAAGTTGTTTTGACAAAGATATAATAATATTACGAGATTTTACACTGGATGGAATCAAGACTAATGCTACTCGAAAAATATTATCAGAAAGCTTGGACACATCTGTAAAAAGTCAAGATTATCTCAATACCTTATTTACAAACGGATTGACAAACAAAGTAGTGGTACAGCTTTCATCAGACATAAAAGATGAAAAAGAGATAAAGAAGATGCAGGACAAATTTAATAGAATTTACAGCAGCAATGGGAAGATATTTACCGTTCCGGCAGGATATTCAATTGATGCATTAAATCTGTCCCTTGCAGATGCTCAATATGAGCAACTTCGTCGTTTATCAAAAGAGGAAATTGCATGTATGATGGGAGTCCCTTTATCAAAGTTAGGATTTGTAAAAGAAAATGCCAAGAGTGAGGAGCAGGATAATTTGAAATTTCTTTCTGACACCCTATTAATAATCTTTGAAGCCATAGAACAGGAAATGGATTGGAAGTTATTAACTGAAAAAGAAAGAAAACAGGGCTATAAGATAAGGTTTAACATAAATGTCTTACTTAGAACTGATAGTAAAACCCAGTCCGAAGTTATTAATTCTTATGTTAATAATGGGGTTTATGATTTAGATTACGCAAGGGGAATTCTTGGTGTTCCTAAATTAGGTGGAGAACCAATTATCACACTGCCTTCCGGGCAAATTCTATTGAAAGATTTATTAAGCGGTAATGTAAGCTATCTAAAAAATAAATCAGGAGAGGGAGGTGATAATTTAAATGGAAACTAG